CAGCCAGACCCAAGATTAGTGGTTGCTACCAATTTCCCTCTCTCCATTCCTATCGCTACTATCATTTTATCTCCAATGCTCCTACCCTCTTTCAAGTCACTGCCCTATCTATCCTGTATCATTACAATAGCCTTTCTCCCCAcccagcttcctttttttttttttggtaccgaggattgaacccaggggtgctcaaccactgagccacatccccagaccttttacatattttatttagagacaggatctaagttgataagtgcctcactaaattgctgaggctggttttgagctctcaatcttcctgcctcagcctcctgagtcgctggaattacaggcatgcgcctgGTGTAATTAACATATTTGGGAGAATCGTGCCTTCCCTGACCACTGACAGGAGGCTTAAATCATTCCGGATCGATCGCAACTCCTAATCCCAGGATATTTAcaatcattttctatttaatatgatTGCCAATTTCTGTTTCCCCATCAGACTGGAAGAGCAGTTTGTTCTTAAAAGCAGGGGCTGTGTTGCTCAGCGCGCTAACCTTAGAGGTCACCACATGAGAACAAATTCCTCATCCTACCTGAAAAAGTAGTTTCAATGGAGTTCATTTGGGCTTTTATTGTTGCGTCGCTACAATGGGCTTTACGGTGAAAGTGATTGGGGTCCTCCAGGCAGCAGCCGGGACAGCCCTATAGCTGTCAGTGGAGTCCGATCACGTGGTTTTCAACATGGCGAACCCCTTGGTTTACTTCAGGAAGGGGCGGAGCTTGCACTGGGGGCCGGCTCaaatttatgtgtgttgattctGCGCGCAGTTACTGAGTTTACCATGGAAGCGAACGGTTTGGGGTGAGTTCCCCGCAAAGCGGGGTGGCTAGCGAGACTTGGTTTCTGAATTTTCCAGCTCAGTTATCTGTCCCTATACCCTCATATTCCTGGAGTTCTCCCATTGTGGACTCCAGTCGCTGGGATCCCGAATGCTCCCAACTATGGGATTTCTGAGACCTTCATTTCAGGGACCGTTTTATGGACTGCGTCCTCCAGACATTCTCTTAGGGGATGCCCCAGAACTTCTAACTAGGATCTCTATTCTGGGGCCATCTATTCTGCTCCTTTTTTTGACTATTTTCCAGCCTGGAGATTCATTAGTATAGTGACCATTTCCCTCAAAACTATTCTTACTGGGCTTTTAGAGCTTGGGAGAGCTGGGAGTACGTGTAGGAAAGCGGCCCCAGCGCGGGCCCTTGAGTCTGTGTACCACCTGATAGGCAGAGAGGAGGCCTAATGCGCCGGGAGCCACAGTTTGCTAGCTGGTCTGGAGGAGGTAGATAGCAGTGCCCGATTGAATCGACTTTAAGAACCCTTGCTTTCACCATCCACCGGCTTAGCGTATTGATTCCTTCCCCCAACCCCATCTGATCACTAGATCTCAGAATTTTCCGGAGCTGAAGAATGACACGTTCCTTCGAGCAGCCTGGGGAGAGGAAACAGACTACACTCCTGTTTGGTGCATGCGGCAGGCAGGCCGCTACTTACCAGGTCAGGGTCAGGGCCCAGAATTCTAGGTAactggggaggcaggggaggattCTGGAGGCCTGAAAGTTTAGGTCTGTCTTCCTTCTCTCGGCAGAATTTAGGGAAACCAGGGCTACCCAGGACTTTTTCAGCACCTGTCGCTCTCCTGAGGCCTGTTGTGAACTGACTCTGCAGGTGAGGGGACCACAGAGGGAGGTATTTATGCCCTCAGCTTGCCACCTAGCAACTCGTTTCCATTCCCTACAGCCACTGCGTCGGTTCCCTCTGGATGCTGCCATCATCTTCTCCGACATCCTTGTTGTACCCCAGGTACCCACTTAAACCCGATTCtgaaatgtgttaaaaaaaaaaaaagaaaggaagaaaaggattccttggaaatcttatTAGTCCTGCCAAGATTTAAGATAAGTACATATCATAGCTGGATAGAGGGAAAAATTAAGACTGAAAGAGATCAGTTTAGCTGAGTTTTattctccatttcctttcctATTGGTATGGGCTGAACAGAACAgactttttgagacaaggtctcaataagctgctgagagcctcactaaattgctgaggctggccttgaacttgtgatcctcctatctcagcctcccaagtctttgGAATTACAGGTATACTTTGCTGCACCTGGCTGGGATCCAGTTGTTTTATCCCCCTCCAGGCATTGGGCATGGAGGTGACCATGGTACCTGGCAAAGGACCCAGCTTCCCAGAGCCATTAAGAGAAGAGCGGGACCTAGAACGTCTACGGGATCCAGAAGTAGTGACCTCTGAGCTGGGCTATGTGTTCCAAGCTATCACACTTACCCGACAACAGCTGGCTGGGCGTGTGCCACTGATTGGCTTTGCTGGTGCCCCGGTAATATGGGAAAAGCAGGGGACTGGGGCATGACTCTGGCATATCTGGTGTAGATAGGGAAGGAAGTGTGAGTGTGGCTTCTGTACTGTGACATCTTTGATCCTTCTGCAGTGGACTCTGATGACATACATGGTTGAGGGTGGCAGCTCAAGTACTATGGCTCAGTCTAAGCGCTGGCTCTACCAAAGACCTCAGGCCAGTCACCAGCTGCTTCGCATCCTCACTGATGCTCTGGTCCCATATCTAGTAGGACAAGTAGCTGCTGGTGCCCAGGTGAGTCCTGAGGGGGAGACAGATAAGCTGGGGTTTGGACTATAAGAGTAAAAAACAATAGTCTCCTGAACTGGAGAGGGCAGGGATCTTATATTGGCCTTGATCTGGCTAGAGCAGACAAGCCCACCCTGACCctggggtgagggtgggtgggGGCTTAATACTCTTGAGTGAAGATCAAAGCTAGCACTGGGATCTGGAGAAGGCAAACTTTTTGACTGGAACTGGGTTTATAGGCTCAGGCAGTATCAGGGTTTAGTCACCTGGGAAAATGATGCACATTCTGTATATGGAACCTGaggtatttcctttttttttccttcttatttttcttcaccACCCTGTAACTATAGGCATTACAGCTCTTTGAGTCCCATGCAGGGCATCTTGGCCCACAGCTCTTCAACAAATTTGCACTGCCCTATATCCGTGATGTGGCCAAGCGAGTAAAAGCCAGGCTGCAGGAGGCAGGCCTGGCACCTGTGCCCATGGTGAGGATTGGGATAGGTTGGTGGGTCTGTAGTGTTCAGGGTAAGTCTTGCATGGACTGAAGTGACCACAGGAGGGCAGCAGAAGTGCATCCAAGAAAGGTTAGTGGGCACAGCAAGGCCCTATGTGTAGTCTCAGATCCGCTTTTTCCTCCAGATCATCTTTGCTAAGGATGGGCATTTTGCCCTGGAGGAGCTGGCCCAGGCTGGCTATGAGGTGGTTGGGCTTGACTGGACAGTGGCCCCAAAGAAAGCCCGGTGAGTGACAGAGGTTGGACCTTTGAGATTAAGGCCGGGGTTGCCGGTGGGAAGCTGCCAAGTATGCAGTCACCAGAATGCGTTCCTGGTTCTGCCTCTAGGGAACGTGTGGGGAAGTCGGTGACCCTGCAGGGCAATCTGGACCCCTGCGCCCTGTATGCATCTGAGGTAATAATCAGGGCCTCTATGGGTGCACAAGTTTGTCTCTCTGATATGGCTATGTGATTATGTGTCTGATGTATTTGTCTCTCTTCTCTACTCCATACATACAACGTAAGCCTGAGAAAGGCAAGAATTTTTgctgttgttcatttgttttttcttagtgTCTGGCCCATATACAGTATCTgataaattttattgattaaatgataaaataacacCAAGTAAAAGCATGCCTACTGGTGTATGTTACTATTAGGCATAGGGAGGACAGAGGCTTATAGATCTCCCTATTTTCGGTCCCCCAGGAGGAGATTGGGCGATTGGTGCAGCAGATGCTTGATGACTTTGGGCCAAAACGCTACATTGCCAACCTAGGCCATGGGCTTTACCCTGACATGGACCCAGAACACGTAGGGGCCTTTGTGGATGCTGTGCACAGACATTCACGTCTACTTCGTCAGAATTAAGCTTATATACCTCTTCCCTTAAGTATATGGATGATTGTTTTCTGGAGAATAAAGTTCCATAATTGAAGTCTagtatgtggtttttttttattttttagttttcagtggacctttatttatatgtggtgttaagaatcaaacccagtgcctcacatataactagctctatcactgagctacaaccccacccctaGTATGTGGTTTTGTTTATGAGAGATTGTGCTCTAATCTTCAGTTCTTTCCTTCCCTGGAGCCTCCCCTGTATCCCCTCCCACAAGTCTCAAGGCTCAGTTATCAGTGAACATGGACTATTGCACTTAAAGTTAGGGTTCTCACTACCATTATGCCTTCATATATCCAAGCTCCACAACTTCAAGGAGTTGGGTAAAGCTTCCTAGAAGTTGGGACTATGACACTGCATAGAAAGGGATGGGTTCCCCATAGCATACAAAGCCCAAATTAATAGGCTTTGTGTCTGGGGAAGAAGGGGAATATTGATCAAAGAGAGGCACAGAAGTGCTTAAAACACTTCAGGGAgtcctagaaagaaagaaagatgcaatCTAGGTAAGGAGGGAGAAGCTAAGGAACCCTCAGCTTTGACACTAAATGATGGGGAAGACAAAGACTCAAAGCTAAGCTGTTTGGGATTTAAGCCTTAGAATAGGCCAACACCAAGGCAAGAAGGCCTCTGAAGCTAATGGGCCCTCTGGCACTCAAgtgttgctttttattattttctgagcaTACCCTTTAATTTTCTCAGGATCTTGGGATCCTGCCCATCATGGTGACACCTTTGAGGACAAGCTTCTGAGGTGCTTGTGAACTCTGCAGAGGAGTATAGTGTGGCAGGAAATTCATCTGTCATTTTCTACATCCCTGTTAGGTCCAAACAGTTCCTTGTCCCAGCTAGAGCAATGCAGAAGCAGAGAAGGGCCTCATTTATTGAGAGAACACAAGTTCTACTTTTAGAAAAATGATCTTTTCTGTGATTCATGATTTATTCATAGAAAAGCACTGTGAATTCACACACTTGCTAAAAAAGGGCAATCGTGATACAGAAATGGAAGTGGCTTCTCTTGTTTACCAACCCATTGGGCTGAGATGTTGTAGGGGCCCTTGGCTGGAGGGCAAGACTTTAGTAGCCACAAACAGCAAATACAACTTTCTGGTCAGTTTGGAATAAAAAAGATGACAAACAGTTTTCcaagaggaaaataaagcagACAGGTTCTTGGTTCACACTCTAGCTATATCACCCATTCCCTATCAAACCCCATCCCAACTCAGGAACTAAGACACAAAACAGTAAACACCCAAGACACTGGTATCCAATTGACTCTTCTGAATGCTCTTGCTACCTCCTATAATAACTCCAGGTTGAACTCCAGGGTCAGGAAGGTAGCAGGAACATGATACACTGTGGCAGTCAGTTAGGGCTAAGATAAGGGTTGCCCACTTGGTGGGAAAGGGAAAGGCCAAGGGATACCAGCCTTAATCTCCAAATCAGTGACCACTGGGACTATGACAAAAGCAGGCAGAGGAAGCTTGAGGTAGAAAGGCAGGGGGAGAAAGCACGTATAGATGAGAATTGTAGAGCTGAAGCAGCCAATCTTAGAACAGAGGGGACACTGGTGCTTAGAAGCTTGTTTGTCAAGAAAGAATGGTGAAGGGAGGAGCATAGAGATGGGAACAAATGTTCAGTTGTTGAGAGAGATTGAGAGGATGGGGGAAGAGAGATCTGGCAGAAAAAGAAGGGACACATTCATGCAGATCTTCCAACATGAATACAGACATACCCATGTAGAAATATCTGTTACACTTATAAAGACACACAGATCCACGAACAGCaggcatacacacacagatacagtcatttATAACTTGTACTCATTTGCCCAGATACACACATATACTAATCATGCAAACATGAGTACACTTAGTTATGTATTTTCACACATGCACAAATGAAACAGTGAACACACAAACCCACAGTCCAACGCACACATGTATCACATACATAAATTAGAGATGAAACCAGATACTCTCTAACATAAAGGTGACCAGAGTAGATGAATCTTATGAGCTCAAATGGCTTCCCAAACCTTCACTTTCTCCCTGCACTTGTTACTGAGGTGTCCAGCAGGCTCCTGGAGAGGTTGTGTGAGGCAGGAGCAAGAGTTCAGTGTCCTCATAGCAAGAGTCTTAAGTCCAGTCTTGGCCTCTCCCTCACCCACCACTGGACTACAGATGCCCTGTTTACAGGCTGGGGTTTCTGCATAGACAAGCTTGGGATTCATTTTAATTGGCCATTTTTTCTCCCTGCCACCCCTACTTGTCCATTGCTAACAGCATACACTCTGCAAGGGAAACCTGAGAAATGGTTGTGAGTCTCCTCAGAAAACAAGCCTATCCTCCCACCCACAGCTACTTTAAGTGCCCATCAAATCAGAACCAGAATTATAAATAGTTACAACTTTACAATTATTGGCAACACATATACTATAGTATTTACAGTACCATAAATGCTTCTGTTTCTCTGGTTAAGCAATCCCTGAGACGGAACAGTGTCTGTGTTTGCCAAGGGAGATAGGGCCAATGCCCAGGACACGCAGGATATAGGGGCGTGAGGTGGCATGTTGTGGGATTTCTGATCAATCTGCAGGgcccagctcctccaggaacagtGGGCTGTAGTGAGAAGTTTGCCAAGGCATAAAAATTGGCTAGAGTTGGACTCTTTCTAATCTTAGCCCTGTGGTCCTTTGGCCTCAGCCATAGGTGCTCAGAGTCCTCCCAGGGTAGACAAATGCTTCAGTGTCCTTGGCCTGACTTGATGGTACCTGGATGCCCAAGCTGCCCTGGAAGTAAGCTATCTGCTTTCTCAGCCAAAGCGCTCTCGAACCAGCAGCATCAGCTTCTTCTTGCCTTTGTAAATCTGTTTGAGGTTGTCAATGAACTGAGCAAATTGCAAGTGGCCATCCTGCGGCAGCAGGAAAGTCTCCCGAGCCTTGCTCAGAAACTCAATGAACTCTCCATAGTGGCGAGGGCTGATGTGTGTCAGGCGTGAGTGTGTAGTGTTGATATAGGCATTGATGGTGGCATCCAGCAGCTGGCGCAATGGAGCTTTGTCAGTCGACATGAGCTTTCCAGAGCTGCGGCGGCCTGGAATGCCAGCCAGGCCAGGTGCAGTCACTGTGCAGCGCCGCAGGATGTCTGAAAGCACAGTGGCACAATGCACACTCTTCACCACCAGGGGGATGAGGGCTGCCAACTCATTCTTGCCTAGCGAGTGGCTGAGGGCACAAGCCCAGAGCACATCATTAATGGCCGGGTGGGTGTCCTGGTTATAGGCCAGGTTAAGATGGCTCATGGCCAGTGAGGCCAGCTTGAAGGCACGTAGCGGATAGCCACGGAGCTCCATGTAGCGGGCAATGGTGAACAGCTGTGAATGGGTCATACCACCAGCGGCAGCATCAATGGCAATCTGGTAGGCTGCCTCAAAGGCGATGTGGTCTTTCTCACAGAGTGTGAGGGCTGACAGGGCACAGCTCTGTGGATCCTTCATAGCACACTGCAGGGCCAGTGTGCGAGCACAACTAGCCAGTTCCTCTCGCTGTGGGTAATCAAGACTGAGACGCAGGATAGTGGTATGGGATACAGCTGTAGCAGCTACAATACTAGTAGCCTCGGTGGGGGTGAAGAGTGTATACCAGCTCTGCAAGATGCTCACCAGGGCCCGCACACCTGTCAGGGAGAGCCTGAGCTCAGCAGTGGCCATCCAGGTCCCGATGCAGGTCTGCCCAGATTACCATTTGGGGGTCTGAACTTGGCCTGCAGAGATGAGTTCTCCCTCCTCCACAGCAGCCTTGAGATGATCTGAGGCAAACCAGGGCAAGGGGAACATCCCAGATGGCCAGACCCTGTTTGGGGTCTCTTCCCACCCCTTTCTTGCCCAGGTCAGAGGGTTAAAGGTCTCTGCAAGGCTCTTAGCCCCTCCCATAGATAGAGCAACTGAGCCTGTGGTTTGCAAGCCTCAAGGCAGGGGTTGCAGGTCCACCTGGGGTTTCTACCTAAAGTGGGGCCTCTGGAGGTAAAACTCTCGTGCTGATGCTTTGGGCTCTGGAAGATATCCTAAGCCTCCAAGTTGTCTGAAGTTTCTCAAAAGCATGGCAGGGACTGGGACTAAACCACTGGGCCCCACTACCTCCTAAGGGAGCACCTGAGTATTGGGGGCTGAAAATGCATCATTCAGATTTGTCTCTGAGGATTAAAGTACAGCTgagacaggcacagtggcacatgcctataatcccagcagcttgggaggccgaggcaggagaattgtgagttcaaagccagcctcaaaattTAATGAGGCATTAagtaacccagtgagaccctatctctaattaaaattcaaaatagggctggggatgtggctcagtggttgagtgcccctgagttcaatccctggtacctaaaataaataaataattaagtgtTGCTGACTTCAGGACATGGTACAACCAGGGAGGGCAGAGCTTGAACTGACTAAATAGAGGCCATTTTCTCCTATCAGCAGCCTCTCCTTTTCTAGGACACAAGGAATGGGTATGTGACAGCTCATTAGCCTGTCTCAAGAGTTGGGCCTAAAAATTTCCCTAGGGGTACTAGAAATTTCCCTGGGGGTAGAGTGAGGTGGGAGACTCACCCACTTCTGTAGCACAGGTCACCAACCATCGTACCATTTCCCTGCGCCTCCAGTTAAGGGTTGATAAGGTCATCCGCATCACCTGGGAACAAAGGAGGCATATCTAGTTGGCTAAGCCTGACTATTATGATCTCTTTCTCCCCACTTCCTTTTGCCATTCATTcatgcaacaaatattttttggtgCCTTAAACAGTGGTCTTGCgagctgcggttgtggctcagtggtagagtgcttgcctggcacatgcaagatcctgggttcaatcctcagcaccacataaaaataaataaataaaatacattattgtgtccaactacagctaaatataaatacaaaaaatgaaaataaaagaaacagtgCTCTTTCCCCTGGTAAGTATGGACAGGTTTAATTTCTGCTTGACAACTCTCTTTAGATAAGAAGCTTCTCTAATAACCCATAACAAAGAAAATTCCTATACTTTGCTTGGCTCAGAAGAATGGAGAGGTGGGGAGAAGGTGGGGATCCCTTATAGCCTAAAGCTATTCTACTTCTGGCCTTAACGTAAAAATGAAACCCAGTTTACAACCCAATTTGCTTTATGTCTAGCTTGGAATTTGTGTTCTGGGGACAAAGAACCAGACTTGGTCCACATTCAGCCCCTTAGGGATCTTATCTTCTGCCAATTGTCACTATACCAGAAGCCTGGGAACAGATAACTCCTaccccatacctgtaatcctagctccAGGGCTACGTTGAGCAAGGTGCTGTCTGTACCACTGTCCGTGGGAGTAGCAATCTTGAATGCATCTTGGGCCAGTTTAAAGATGAGGGAGGAAGAATGGATGTGCTTCTGTATTGCTTCCAGAATAGTTCGGAGTCTCAGAGTATCCCCTGAAGGTGTTGAGAGAAGGGGCAGTGACAAGGTTTGCCTTAAAGTTTCCCTAGGCAGCCAGTTGATCACAATAAATACTGGTTGAAATATCAATTTGTAGAATGCTCCTGAATGATACCATCCCTTCTGGGTAGCCAAGCTGTCTCCAGTGAACTCACTGGTAGCTCATTCTGTATATAGGTATCCATATGAATTCACTTCTTTACACCTTTTCCTACTCTTCATCCACTATATCCTTAGGCTTTTTAGagataaaaaacaattttctttctttttttttttaaatcaattttcttGAACACCTAAATTTTGAGAACCTCTTATACAGGTGGCCAGAAGCCAAATAactgtcaaaataataaaaacaagcatGTAGTTCATTtgtgtgtggttctgaggattgaacccaggtgtgctttaccactgaacaatGTACCCACTCCTATTCATTTTgagtcctattttattttattaagttgctaatgctggccttgaacttgtgatcctcctatgtcagcttcctgagtttctgtgattacaggcacgcaccaccatgcccagctatgcTGATCccactatttgcttttcttttcttttttcttttagattccaTTTTTCTAACAAATAAGATAAATAGCAGTGTGTATGTAGTGTATGtgcataaatacatatttttggtacctgggactgaactcaggggcacttaaccactgagccacatcccaagcccatttttgtattttatttatagtctcactgagttgcttagtgccttgctaagttgctgaggctggctttgaacttgaaaatttcctgcctcagcctcctgagctgctgggattataggtgtgcgctaCTGTACCTGGCCACTATTTGCTTTTTCTGGAGAAATGGGGAGCTAGGTGAACACTTCCTATTTTATAGACAAAGATTCTATACAAAGAACTAGTACATGGAGTTAAGGAACTGTATCACCATATGAAACAATGGTTGTTTCATGAAGGCAGTATAAAAATTAGTGTATCTTTTGAAGGGTATATATGTGAACTAAAGACAACAAAACTATGTCTTATGATTTGCTTTGCAGTTGTTGATAATGTCAAAGAGGCATGAGTTTAGGCTTTGGAGTAAAATATACTGAGTACTGAATCTGGTATAGCCATTAAATAATTCAGTTACTacttctgtaaaatgagaactGTAACCTTCAGGATTGTTTTGGAAATTATAAACAATTTGTGCATAGTTAATAGTCTATGATTCCATTTTTctaacaaaaaagataaataacagTGTGTATGTAGTGTATGTGcataaatacaaatagaaaatctCTAGAACTATTTATACCAATGTCTTataataattatctttttctttctttctttaaatactggggatggaacccagggacactctactactaagctacatccccagccctttttattttttgagataagacctggcccaggctggcctctaacttgtgatcctcctgcattggCCTCCCGAGTagatggaattacaggcatacaccagaGCACCTGGCTTGTAATAGTTAATATTTGAGTATCAGGATTATAGAATagatttcctttattcttctattattttttaaaagtgacttTAAAATTAATAGACTTTTTAGACCAgttttatatttacagaaaacTGAGCAGATAGTACAGAATTCCCATACATCCTGTTATTAACATCTTACACAGTGTGGTAGATGCGATGAACCAATATTGATTATATTAACTCAAGTCTTTATGTTATGGTCCATTCTGTATCATATTAATTCTATGGTTCAGACAAATGCATAATGTCATGGACCTGCCATTAATTACAGTATCACATAGAAAAGTTTCATTGCCTTCAAAGTTTCCTGTGCTTCACCTTTTTAAACCTTTCCCCTTCTCCCAAACCTCTGGCAATTATAATGTCtccatagttttgtcttttccagaatgtacAACTGGAATTGTTGAGCATGTAACCTTTTTAGATTGCAATGCACATTTAAGGTTATTTAAGGTTCTTCATGTCTTTCTTCATGGCTTGATAGTTCTCCCCCCCCCTTTAAAATTGGAACACTGCAATTGTAAACAATGACacaattcttgttacatatttatatgttcacacaatataacaatataatttggccaataccaCTTCCATTTATCTCTCCCCCTCTggaaagttcatttctttttttctttaaaattttttttttaggtgttgatggacctttattttattcatttatttatactctGTGTtcaaaattgaacccagtgcctcacataggctaggcaagcactctaccactgagccacaacaccaatcccaagttcatttctttttattgctaaataatattccactgtatggataCACCCAATTTGTTTATCAATGCATCTTTTAAAGGACATCTTGACTGCCTCcaattttgggaaaataaaaataaagatactataaaCATGTATAGGTTTTAGtatggacataagttttcaactcatttggctAAATATCTAGAAGCATGactgctagatcatatggtaacaTTATATTTAGTTTTGTAAAAAACTGCCAAACTAGCTTCCAAAATGGTTGTACTATtttgcattctcaccagcaatgttgCTCCACATATTACCAGTATTTAGTGTCATTTGGATTGCAGCATTCTAACAGCGTATGCAGCATTATCTCTCTATTGTTTTAATTAGGAATTCCCTATATAAAAGATTGAGCATCATTTCATATGCTTGTTTACGATCTGTGTATTTTCTTTAGGGAAGTGTTTCTTCAGatctttaaacaatttttaaattgggttattttctcattgttgagttttaagagttgaTTTGTGTATTGGGatacaagtcctttatcagatgtttctcaaataatttttcaGCCTGCAGCTtgtgcattttcatttttctttacattaagtcaattttatttgttcaagGGCTCATACTGGAAGCATTAAATCAAGCCAGGACTTTGATTCTGTGAGCTCATATCCCATATTAAAGAAGAGCAAACTATGGTCCATATACATAGGATTATGAACTAGAGCCTCAAGGTTAATCAtattgt
This region of Ictidomys tridecemlineatus isolate mIctTri1 chromosome 11, mIctTri1.hap1, whole genome shotgun sequence genomic DNA includes:
- the Urod gene encoding uroporphyrinogen decarboxylase isoform X3, whose protein sequence is MRQAGRYLPEFRETRATQDFFSTCRSPEACCELTLQPLRRFPLDAAIIFSDILVVPQALGMEVTMVPGKGPSFPEPLREERDLERLRDPEVVTSELGYVFQAITLTRQQLAGRVPLIGFAGAPWTLMTYMVEGGSSSTMAQSKRWLYQRPQASHQLLRILTDALVPYLVGQVAAGAQALQLFESHAGHLGPQLFNKFALPYIRDVAKRVKARLQEAGLAPVPMIIFAKDGHFALEELAQAGYEVVGLDWTVAPKKARERVGKSVTLQGNLDPCALYASEEEIGRLVQQMLDDFGPKRYIANLGHGLYPDMDPEHVGAFVDAVHRHSRLLRQN
- the Urod gene encoding uroporphyrinogen decarboxylase isoform X1 codes for the protein MEANGLGSQNFPELKNDTFLRAAWGEETDYTPVWCMRQAGRYLPEFRETRATQDFFSTCRSPEACCELTLQPLRRFPLDAAIIFSDILVVPQALGMEVTMVPGKGPSFPEPLREERDLERLRDPEVVTSELGYVFQAITLTRQQLAGRVPLIGFAGAPWTLMTYMVEGGSSSTMAQSKRWLYQRPQASHQLLRILTDALVPYLVGQVAAGAQALQLFESHAGHLGPQLFNKFALPYIRDVAKRVKARLQEAGLAPVPMIIFAKDGHFALEELAQAGYEVVGLDWTVAPKKARERVGKSVTLQGNLDPCALYASEEEIGRLVQQMLDDFGPKRYIANLGHGLYPDMDPEHVGAFVDAVHRHSRLLRQN
- the Urod gene encoding uroporphyrinogen decarboxylase isoform X2 — protein: MEANGLGSQNFPELKNDTFLRAAWGEETDYTPVWCMRQAGRYLPEFRETRATQDFFSTCRSPEACCELTLQALGMEVTMVPGKGPSFPEPLREERDLERLRDPEVVTSELGYVFQAITLTRQQLAGRVPLIGFAGAPWTLMTYMVEGGSSSTMAQSKRWLYQRPQASHQLLRILTDALVPYLVGQVAAGAQALQLFESHAGHLGPQLFNKFALPYIRDVAKRVKARLQEAGLAPVPMIIFAKDGHFALEELAQAGYEVVGLDWTVAPKKARERVGKSVTLQGNLDPCALYASEEEIGRLVQQMLDDFGPKRYIANLGHGLYPDMDPEHVGAFVDAVHRHSRLLRQN
- the Urod gene encoding uroporphyrinogen decarboxylase isoform X5, translating into MEANGLGSQNFPELKNDTFLRAAWGEETDYTPVWCMRQAGRYLPEFRETRATQDFFSTCRSPEACCELTLQPLRRFPLDAAIIFSDILVVPQWTLMTYMVEGGSSSTMAQSKRWLYQRPQASHQLLRILTDALVPYLVGQVAAGAQALQLFESHAGHLGPQLFNKFALPYIRDVAKRVKARLQEAGLAPVPMIIFAKDGHFALEELAQAGYEVVGLDWTVAPKKARERVGKSVTLQGNLDPCALYASEEEIGRLVQQMLDDFGPKRYIANLGHGLYPDMDPEHVGAFVDAVHRHSRLLRQN
- the Urod gene encoding uroporphyrinogen decarboxylase isoform X4, yielding MEANGLGSQNFPELKNDTFLRAAWGEETDYTPVWCMRQAGRYLPEFRETRATQDFFSTCRSPEACCELTLQPLRRFPLDAAIIFSDILVVPQALGMEVTMVPGKGPSFPEPLREERDLERLRDPEVVTSELGYVFQAITLTRQQLAGRVPLIGFAGAPWTLMTYMVEGGSSSTMAQSKRWLYQRPQASHQLLRILTDALVPYLVGQVAAGAQALQLFESHAGHLGPQLFNKFALPYIRDVAKRVKARLQEAGLAPVPMIIFAKDGHFALEELAQAGYEVVGLDWTVAPKKARRRLGDWCSRCLMTLGQNATLPT